In Aquimarina sp. TRL1, a single window of DNA contains:
- a CDS encoding phosphodiester glycosidase family protein — MKKLAYYILFTLYACSNVSNDSKIPDLAIGRKGLNQQVSYKKLAEGLFFYQIQRGSPSPKDYFVLSSGAISEKTEKDLLKKLKEKGTISWIEEPAEKGPHGEFLGNIVRVGKFENIKDAQKKEQELKSEGIQMTVRHTAEDNKPTSGPFLLSILKIDLTSFKGNISSALGKNVIKEKAYVTDISKKNNALAAINGGFFAWNNTVGVDGEPAGISVINGELVSEATNGRSALVIDNNTPKKVSIAKNVTTRLRLFINDTSFLIHGINREAGKVLNCGNQIDSVRSRIPIHDFVCNNPNEIILFNKQFGKKSIQGEGIEFIINEEGKVISKNTYRGGEIPEKGYLIQATGSYIEELDSLIAKNQTIRVETKVFTDQKEIKLKNGIYLINGGPILLDNGKIDPHARFKEGFETQFQNFKVSDDFVDKKDKSSISDDAQNNRKGFYHGWVVRRHPRTAIGIKNNDVYIVVVYGRQPTITAGASITEMSTLFKQLGCTTAFNLDGGGSSMMVIKNRKTGKSSDISGEREVGDAILITE; from the coding sequence ATGAAAAAATTAGCATATTACATCTTATTCACACTATACGCCTGCTCGAATGTATCTAATGACTCTAAAATTCCCGATTTAGCCATAGGCAGAAAAGGATTAAACCAGCAAGTCAGTTACAAAAAATTAGCAGAAGGATTATTTTTCTATCAAATTCAGCGGGGGAGTCCCTCTCCAAAAGATTATTTTGTTCTTTCTTCGGGAGCTATTTCAGAAAAAACAGAAAAAGACTTACTTAAAAAGTTAAAAGAGAAAGGAACCATTTCATGGATAGAAGAACCAGCTGAAAAAGGACCACATGGTGAATTTCTCGGAAACATTGTCCGGGTTGGAAAATTCGAAAATATCAAGGATGCTCAAAAAAAAGAACAGGAGCTCAAATCAGAAGGCATACAAATGACCGTAAGGCATACAGCTGAAGACAATAAACCAACCTCTGGTCCTTTTCTATTAAGTATTTTAAAAATAGATTTAACTAGTTTTAAAGGGAATATATCTTCTGCTTTAGGGAAAAATGTAATCAAGGAGAAAGCATATGTAACTGATATTTCTAAAAAAAATAATGCCTTAGCTGCTATTAATGGTGGTTTTTTTGCCTGGAACAATACTGTTGGAGTCGATGGAGAACCAGCCGGTATTTCTGTTATAAACGGTGAATTAGTAAGTGAGGCTACTAATGGAAGAAGTGCCCTGGTTATAGACAATAATACGCCCAAAAAAGTTTCAATAGCGAAAAATGTAACTACGCGATTACGACTATTTATTAATGACACTTCTTTTTTAATTCACGGGATAAATAGAGAGGCAGGTAAAGTATTAAACTGCGGAAATCAAATAGACTCGGTAAGATCGAGAATTCCGATTCACGATTTTGTATGTAACAACCCCAATGAAATAATTCTTTTTAATAAGCAATTTGGAAAAAAGAGTATTCAAGGAGAAGGTATCGAGTTTATTATTAATGAAGAAGGAAAAGTAATTTCCAAAAATACATATAGAGGAGGTGAAATTCCGGAAAAAGGATACCTTATACAAGCCACAGGTAGTTATATTGAAGAATTAGATTCCCTCATCGCTAAAAATCAAACTATTCGGGTAGAAACAAAAGTATTTACCGATCAAAAAGAAATTAAATTAAAAAATGGTATCTACTTAATAAATGGAGGTCCTATCTTATTGGATAATGGTAAAATTGACCCTCATGCCAGGTTTAAAGAAGGTTTCGAAACCCAATTTCAAAACTTCAAGGTCTCTGATGATTTTGTCGACAAAAAAGACAAATCATCTATTTCTGATGACGCCCAAAACAATAGAAAAGGGTTTTATCATGGGTGGGTTGTCAGAAGACATCCAAGAACTGCCATTGGAATTAAGAATAACGACGTTTATATAGTTGTAGTCTATGGGAGGCAACCCACAATTACAGCAGGTGCTTCCATTACAGAAATGTCGACATTGTTTAAACAATTAGGT
- a CDS encoding RagB/SusD family nutrient uptake outer membrane protein: MKLYKKYSLFYILFIMLLTASCSNELNLFPEESIDPSQLTASDLPQLINGVYNKSTIGIGNRFIDFDLLAHHFEATPLFAGDDVNYIRNRLNPTQTESWWIELYEAIFSANLALEVIDNLEGDFKTEEATALYFRALSYYYLVTRFGGVPLISKNTTEIVQRGTIDSTWDFIISDLTNALPLADDFSNQNFVSKEAIQALLARVYIATGNHSEALIMAENVISSSSGQFSLATDFASIFSINGNKEVIFSLGNTPVELVRQYVVFNPNDHPISGSQQFAPTDIIFNQLFSDQDLRKNASITTFNSQNIVNKYSESRNMPVVVSRMAEMYLISAEAQGFPSGMARLNQLRNIRGLASHTTITGQEGFIDAILDERQKEFYAEGFYWYDLVRTNKALERLENVTEQNQLLLPIPQREIDLTGIKQNPGY, translated from the coding sequence ATGAAATTATATAAAAAATACAGTCTGTTTTATATCTTATTCATCATGCTATTAACAGCATCGTGTTCTAATGAATTAAACTTATTTCCTGAAGAGAGTATCGACCCATCTCAATTAACTGCTTCAGATCTGCCACAACTGATAAATGGAGTATATAATAAATCTACTATTGGCATTGGTAACAGGTTTATTGATTTTGATTTGTTAGCACATCACTTTGAAGCAACTCCTCTATTTGCAGGAGATGATGTAAATTATATACGAAACAGACTAAACCCAACACAAACAGAAAGCTGGTGGATAGAACTTTATGAAGCCATCTTCAGTGCTAATTTAGCACTGGAAGTCATCGATAACTTAGAAGGTGATTTCAAAACAGAAGAAGCAACTGCTTTGTATTTCAGGGCACTGTCGTATTACTATCTGGTCACACGATTTGGTGGAGTGCCATTAATATCTAAAAACACCACTGAAATTGTTCAGAGAGGTACAATTGATAGCACCTGGGATTTTATCATTTCTGATCTGACCAATGCGCTCCCTTTAGCCGATGATTTTAGCAATCAAAATTTTGTTTCTAAAGAAGCCATTCAAGCTTTGCTCGCAAGAGTATATATAGCAACAGGGAATCACTCAGAAGCATTGATCATGGCAGAAAATGTTATATCCTCTTCTTCTGGTCAATTTTCATTGGCTACAGATTTTGCCTCCATTTTTAGTATAAATGGAAACAAAGAAGTTATCTTTTCTTTAGGTAATACGCCTGTTGAACTCGTAAGACAATACGTAGTATTTAATCCTAATGATCATCCCATATCAGGATCTCAACAGTTTGCTCCTACCGATATTATATTCAACCAGTTGTTTTCGGATCAAGACTTAAGAAAAAATGCATCTATTACGACATTCAACAGCCAGAATATTGTAAATAAGTATTCCGAAAGCAGAAATATGCCGGTGGTCGTGAGCAGAATGGCAGAAATGTACTTAATTAGTGCAGAAGCACAAGGGTTCCCATCTGGAATGGCTCGATTGAACCAACTAAGAAATATCAGAGGATTAGCATCTCATACGACCATTACCGGTCAGGAAGGATTTATCGATGCAATCCTTGACGAAAGACAAAAGGAGTTTTATGCAGAAGGTTTTTATTGGTATGATTTAGTCCGGACCAATAAAGCATTAGAGCGACTGGAGAATGTAACCGAACAAAATCAGTTATTGCTCCCTATTCCCCAACGAGAAATAGATCTAACCGGAATTAAGCAAAATCCAGGTTATTAA
- a CDS encoding TonB-dependent receptor: MKKLDLDRFFYRILLSNFDLKMKLTTLLLIISLFQIKANTYSQDKRISLKMSNVKLETILTKIESISAYSFLYNHKKIDVNKVLSVHAKNQKISNVLKKLFSGTDIYMVYRKHQIILKKKPSIPSKQVKKEPKAEEPQEHILEGSVYDQNGVPLPGANIIEKGTTNGTQTDFDGNFTIILKHPNPILHISYLGFISKEVNITDQTQLKITLQEDSDKLDEVVVVGYGTQSKRRVTGSISSIDVIETEKAGFLATDDVLQGRVPGVQIASTSGTPGGQQRINIRGIGSLQGNNLPLIVIDGIPINNTDPSSLNDQVFGTVNSQSPLALLNPNDIESIDILKDAASTSIYGSRGTNGVIIISTKKGKQGKAKVNFSTYAGIQHAPQKIHTANTALWLEVNNEARNNFNTDQGLTSGDSGFLSPLSNPLSPGQTEYDWTAGITNSSALIQDHNLSIHGGNDKTRFYTSLGYFNQEGWFKKSEFGRYSTKLTIEHKFNAKAKFGVNIIGNHSINNRVASHEGGLRLLVRSLEQRPADQPYHPDGSYNIGGSATLTRHNGVQVINEQDSKYKTYRGIVTVFGEFKPFEGFSYTPSFNLDYGTYHDNTYRSPLHPRGRNVNGQVFDSRNILTNILVENLFNYHKNWEDLELKATVAHSFQKQVIESSLIDARNFPSPSFTAISSAATQFAFGAKSENALDSYLGRVSFTFKDRYLLDTSFRRDGSSRFADGKRYGNFPSVSTGWILSNEPFLEENSWVSFLKLRASYGVTGSTSSIGNYNSLALVSGGADYLGNSGLTANQLANPNLTWEQARSTNIGLNLHLFDSRIKVTMDYYTRDTDDLLYDRPVHGTSGFTTFSENIGSMTNEGFELGINTSIINTDSFSWNLDFNISTAKNELTSLLSEKPIPLGYNVLKTGEAIGSIYLLKQIGIYQSDSDVPSSLAANGVRAGDVIYEDINNDGLINASDRQIVGNAFPDAFGGINNSFKYKNIDLSIFSSFSIGNDIYAAWRSGGFLAGGAAGSIRVGGGVDGLGFSQFGMLRSTAQNRWTGPGTSNTTPRAIASGTGAAFHNNQASSRWVEDGSFFRIKNITLGYSLPDTLIKKLSVDNFRIYTTGTNLFTFTKYSGYDPEASDSSDPRTFGADFLTAPPLRTVILGLTINF, translated from the coding sequence ATGAAAAAATTAGACTTAGATAGGTTCTTCTATCGAATACTATTATCCAATTTTGACCTGAAAATGAAGCTAACAACACTCTTATTAATAATTTCTCTTTTTCAGATTAAAGCAAACACATATTCTCAAGACAAGCGCATTTCATTAAAAATGAGCAATGTCAAACTAGAAACTATTCTTACCAAAATAGAGTCAATCTCAGCATATAGTTTCTTGTATAACCATAAGAAAATTGACGTAAACAAAGTTCTTTCTGTTCATGCCAAGAATCAAAAGATATCGAATGTCCTAAAAAAATTATTTTCAGGTACGGATATTTATATGGTGTATCGAAAACATCAAATTATTCTAAAGAAAAAACCTTCCATTCCATCAAAACAAGTAAAAAAGGAGCCGAAGGCAGAAGAACCTCAAGAACACATCTTAGAAGGTAGTGTATATGACCAAAATGGAGTTCCATTACCTGGTGCCAATATTATTGAAAAAGGAACTACTAATGGAACACAAACAGATTTTGATGGAAATTTTACGATTATACTGAAGCATCCCAATCCAATTCTTCACATTTCGTATCTCGGGTTTATTTCCAAAGAAGTTAATATAACGGATCAAACCCAGCTAAAAATTACACTACAGGAAGATTCTGATAAGCTTGATGAAGTGGTAGTTGTTGGGTACGGAACCCAAAGTAAACGAAGAGTAACCGGGTCTATTTCCAGCATAGATGTAATAGAGACCGAAAAAGCAGGTTTTTTAGCTACTGATGATGTTTTACAAGGTCGTGTTCCCGGAGTTCAGATAGCATCTACGTCCGGAACCCCTGGGGGGCAACAAAGGATTAATATCCGAGGAATCGGATCCTTGCAAGGAAACAACCTGCCTCTGATCGTTATCGATGGAATCCCAATCAATAATACAGACCCTTCGTCACTTAATGATCAGGTTTTTGGTACTGTTAATAGTCAGAGTCCATTAGCGCTATTGAATCCTAATGATATCGAAAGTATTGATATCTTAAAAGATGCTGCATCAACTTCTATATATGGTTCCAGAGGAACCAATGGGGTCATTATCATTAGTACCAAAAAAGGAAAACAGGGAAAGGCCAAAGTAAACTTTTCTACCTATGCCGGAATTCAGCATGCTCCTCAAAAAATTCACACTGCGAATACGGCACTTTGGTTAGAAGTTAATAATGAGGCCAGAAATAATTTTAATACCGATCAAGGACTGACTTCTGGTGATTCCGGTTTTTTATCTCCGCTTTCAAATCCTTTATCCCCAGGTCAAACAGAATATGACTGGACAGCAGGAATTACAAATTCAAGTGCGCTCATCCAAGATCACAACCTCTCCATCCACGGAGGAAATGATAAAACCAGATTTTATACTTCGCTTGGGTATTTTAATCAGGAAGGCTGGTTCAAAAAAAGTGAATTCGGAAGGTATTCTACAAAACTTACAATCGAACACAAGTTTAATGCTAAAGCCAAATTCGGAGTCAATATAATAGGTAATCACAGTATTAATAACAGGGTAGCCAGTCATGAAGGAGGTTTACGATTATTGGTTCGGTCTTTAGAACAGCGACCTGCTGATCAACCTTATCACCCCGACGGAAGCTATAATATTGGGGGATCTGCTACATTAACCCGACATAACGGAGTACAGGTTATCAATGAACAAGATTCTAAATACAAAACCTATAGAGGTATTGTAACCGTTTTTGGAGAATTCAAACCTTTCGAAGGGTTTAGTTACACCCCTTCATTTAATCTCGATTATGGTACATATCATGATAATACTTACCGATCTCCCTTACATCCCCGAGGTAGAAATGTAAATGGTCAGGTATTTGATTCGAGAAATATATTAACCAATATTCTGGTAGAAAATCTTTTTAACTACCATAAAAACTGGGAAGACCTTGAATTAAAAGCTACTGTAGCTCATTCGTTCCAAAAACAAGTAATCGAATCTTCATTAATCGATGCGAGAAACTTCCCCTCTCCTTCATTTACTGCAATTTCATCAGCAGCCACTCAGTTTGCATTTGGGGCTAAGTCCGAAAATGCACTGGATTCATATTTGGGACGAGTTTCTTTTACTTTTAAAGATCGATATTTATTAGACACATCTTTTAGACGGGATGGTTCTTCGAGATTTGCTGATGGAAAAAGATATGGAAATTTCCCTTCTGTCTCCACAGGATGGATTCTTTCCAACGAACCTTTTCTAGAAGAAAACTCATGGGTCAGCTTCTTAAAACTAAGAGCTTCTTATGGAGTCACCGGAAGTACTAGTAGTATCGGTAATTATAATTCTTTGGCACTTGTTTCCGGAGGAGCAGACTACCTGGGCAATAGCGGTCTTACAGCAAACCAATTAGCCAATCCTAATCTAACCTGGGAGCAAGCCCGTTCGACAAATATCGGGTTAAATCTTCATCTTTTTGATAGTAGAATCAAAGTAACAATGGATTATTATACCAGGGATACTGATGACTTATTATACGATCGTCCTGTACATGGAACCTCCGGATTCACAACCTTCTCTGAAAATATTGGAAGTATGACCAATGAAGGGTTTGAACTAGGAATAAATACGTCTATTATAAATACTGATTCTTTTTCATGGAATCTGGATTTCAATATCTCTACAGCCAAGAATGAACTTACGTCACTCCTAAGCGAAAAACCCATTCCATTAGGATATAATGTTTTAAAAACAGGAGAAGCTATCGGGTCAATTTATCTCCTAAAACAAATAGGAATTTATCAGTCTGATAGTGACGTTCCTTCTTCATTAGCCGCAAATGGTGTACGAGCAGGAGATGTCATCTATGAAGATATTAACAATGACGGTCTGATTAATGCCAGTGATCGACAAATTGTAGGAAATGCTTTTCCCGATGCTTTTGGAGGTATCAATAATAGTTTTAAATATAAAAATATTGATCTATCTATATTTTCCAGTTTTTCAATAGGAAATGACATCTATGCTGCCTGGCGGTCAGGAGGCTTTCTGGCAGGTGGAGCTGCTGGATCTATCAGAGTTGGTGGAGGAGTCGATGGATTAGGATTCTCACAGTTTGGTATGTTGAGAAGTACGGCTCAAAACAGATGGACCGGTCCCGGAACGAGTAACACAACTCCCAGAGCAATTGCCAGTGGAACAGGTGCTGCTTTTCATAATAATCAAGCATCATCAAGATGGGTTGAAGATGGTTCTTTTTTCAGAATAAAAAACATCACATTAGGATATTCATTACCCGATACCCTTATAAAAAAATTATCTGTGGATAATTTTAGAATCTATACTACCGGAACAAACTTATTTACTTTTACGAAATACTCCGGATATGATCCCGAAGCTTCAGATAGTTCTGACCCTAGAACATTTGGCGCAGATTTCTTGACGGCTCCCCCGTTAAGAACAGTAATATTAGGGTTAACTATAAACTTTTAA
- a CDS encoding FecR family protein, with protein sequence MDDKHFLFLLEKYLAKKATPEEEQILMDYYESFQEKALWNEQIESEDEIKKRIYSKIKNQIQQDENSIRINNLLKYAAVFIGLIGSLYFFKNTIINLVTSSNTDSLISKRDHITLTLDNGKIETLSEDGIHKIVDTDGNVIGEKKGNEIKYFKNKKATNTAYNKLSIPFGKRLNLVLSDGTKVKLNSGSTISYPTQFSDKETRHVSIQGEAYFDVVKDPSRPFIVDANQVHIKVLGTQFNVSHYGTSPDIQTVLVEGAIELYNTPKTAISSTRVKLTPGQKGSWNKTAKKIIVDSVDVQPYIAWIQGKLVFKKMSFIHIAETLERHFDIQIKNDYPLLNHQIYSASFNGETIEEILKTFSEDTPFSFTRKGNIISITK encoded by the coding sequence ATGGATGATAAACATTTTTTATTCTTGCTAGAGAAATATCTCGCAAAAAAGGCAACTCCTGAGGAGGAGCAAATCCTGATGGACTATTACGAAAGTTTTCAGGAAAAGGCTTTATGGAATGAACAGATCGAATCAGAAGACGAAATAAAAAAAAGAATATATTCTAAAATAAAAAATCAAATACAGCAGGACGAAAATAGCATTCGCATAAATAACCTTCTGAAATATGCTGCTGTATTCATAGGTTTGATAGGAAGTCTATATTTTTTTAAAAACACCATTATCAATTTAGTAACTTCTTCGAATACTGATAGCCTAATTAGCAAAAGGGACCATATCACCCTTACACTTGACAATGGGAAAATAGAAACACTTTCAGAAGATGGAATTCATAAGATAGTGGATACGGATGGCAATGTCATTGGAGAAAAGAAAGGGAATGAAATAAAATATTTTAAAAATAAAAAAGCCACCAATACTGCATATAACAAGTTATCTATTCCTTTCGGTAAACGTCTCAACTTAGTCTTATCTGATGGAACAAAGGTAAAACTAAACTCAGGAAGTACTATTAGTTATCCGACACAGTTTTCCGACAAAGAAACAAGACATGTTTCGATCCAGGGAGAAGCGTATTTTGATGTTGTCAAAGATCCCTCCCGCCCTTTTATTGTTGATGCTAACCAAGTTCACATAAAAGTACTTGGAACTCAATTTAATGTATCACATTATGGGACATCCCCTGACATCCAAACAGTTTTAGTAGAAGGAGCTATTGAATTATACAATACCCCAAAAACGGCTATTTCTTCTACCCGTGTTAAACTTACCCCTGGACAAAAGGGAAGCTGGAATAAAACCGCAAAAAAAATAATTGTTGACAGCGTTGATGTTCAACCTTATATAGCATGGATACAAGGAAAATTAGTCTTTAAAAAAATGTCTTTTATACACATTGCAGAGACGCTGGAAAGGCATTTTGATATACAAATAAAGAATGACTATCCATTACTGAATCACCAAATTTATTCTGCCTCTTTTAATGGAGAAACCATAGAGGAAATTCTAAAAACCTTTAGCGAAGACACCCCTTTTTCATTTACAAGAAAAGGAAATATTATATCAATCACTAAATAA
- a CDS encoding RNA polymerase sigma factor: MSNSDVLLLERLSQNDASAMTELYNRYWKLLYSSSYNVLRNKALCEDITQEVFVDVWNNRKKIEITTSLKSYLYACTRYKVFAQLKKNNKYIHLPYINKLDNRSLNVSTDSALLHKELSEQINTIIESLPEKCRNVFRLSRVEQMSYKEISHKLNISTKTVENHISKALQIIRASKKNTWYSTITLWLLHQTF, from the coding sequence ATGTCAAATTCCGATGTTTTATTACTTGAACGTTTAAGCCAAAACGATGCTTCGGCAATGACAGAACTGTATAATCGGTATTGGAAACTACTATACAGTTCCTCTTATAATGTTCTTCGGAATAAAGCGCTTTGTGAGGACATCACTCAAGAAGTTTTCGTAGACGTATGGAACAACCGAAAAAAAATAGAAATAACCACTTCATTAAAATCGTATTTATACGCCTGTACTCGTTATAAAGTTTTTGCTCAGCTTAAGAAAAACAACAAATATATCCACCTTCCATACATCAACAAACTAGATAACAGATCTCTAAATGTTTCTACTGATTCTGCATTACTGCACAAAGAATTATCTGAACAAATCAATACCATCATTGAGTCTCTTCCCGAAAAATGTCGAAATGTCTTTCGGTTAAGTCGTGTAGAACAGATGAGTTATAAAGAGATTTCTCATAAACTTAACATTTCTACAAAAACCGTAGAGAATCATATATCCAAAGCGCTACAAATTATTAGAGCCTCTAAAAAAAACACCTGGTACTCTACAATCACTCTATGGCTCTTACATCAAACATTTTGA
- the cdd gene encoding cytidine deaminase, with protein sequence MKEIKHTTEAYIYKNIDMLPQEDQVLMNNAIEAKNKAYAPYSKFSVGAALLLENGQIILGNNQENAAYPSGMCAERVAIWKAGSDFPGVTIKKLAIVASSSTYVVNKPISPCGACRQTLSEYEINQNSAIEILFMGAVGEVYKVDSIISLLPFSFDSSFV encoded by the coding sequence ATGAAAGAGATCAAACACACTACCGAAGCTTATATCTATAAGAATATTGATATGCTCCCGCAGGAAGACCAAGTATTAATGAACAACGCCATAGAAGCCAAAAACAAAGCATATGCTCCTTACTCCAAGTTTTCGGTAGGTGCTGCTTTGTTATTGGAAAATGGTCAAATTATTCTGGGAAATAACCAAGAAAATGCTGCCTATCCATCTGGCATGTGCGCAGAACGTGTTGCCATCTGGAAAGCAGGATCTGATTTTCCCGGAGTAACCATAAAAAAACTAGCCATCGTTGCCAGTTCTTCGACATATGTAGTGAATAAACCTATTAGCCCATGTGGAGCCTGCCGACAGACATTATCTGAATATGAAATCAATCAAAACTCAGCTATCGAAATTTTGTTTATGGGAGCCGTAGGAGAAGTGTATAAAGTGGATTCTATCATATCCTTATTACCTTTTTCATTTGACAGCTCTTTTGTATAA
- a CDS encoding alpha/beta fold hydrolase — MGNTIKKEIKIGENILEYKEVGQGIPMLFIHGAFSSGNTWRKVIPALASHFRCIIPEWPLGGHKIPVTNNMNLDPEGVADIISAVLEALSINKTILIANDTGGAYAQVFAAQCPQKVIALVLSNCEGFEVFPPKKFASLKTMVKVPGYMWIMAKLFSYKPSLKWDMAFGLLSHQLTKEELYEYYVKNFSENKHIRENFKRLALGWDPKYTLNAAEKLKDFKKPVLLLWGMDDTVLFPVELGKRIASIFPNATFIAVDKAMTYVQEDDPDTFIEGILSFTKEHQLERISEVL; from the coding sequence ATGGGGAATACGATTAAGAAAGAAATTAAAATTGGGGAAAATATACTGGAATATAAAGAGGTTGGTCAGGGGATTCCAATGTTGTTTATTCATGGGGCATTTTCGAGTGGAAATACCTGGAGGAAGGTAATTCCTGCACTCGCGAGTCATTTTCGGTGTATCATTCCGGAATGGCCATTAGGGGGACATAAAATCCCGGTAACAAATAACATGAACCTTGATCCGGAGGGAGTTGCTGATATTATCTCAGCAGTATTGGAAGCACTTTCTATAAATAAAACTATCTTGATAGCTAATGATACAGGAGGAGCATATGCTCAGGTTTTTGCAGCACAATGTCCTCAAAAAGTAATTGCGCTTGTCTTGAGTAATTGCGAAGGGTTTGAAGTTTTTCCTCCTAAAAAGTTTGCATCACTAAAAACAATGGTGAAAGTTCCGGGATATATGTGGATTATGGCTAAGTTGTTTTCCTACAAACCATCGCTAAAATGGGATATGGCATTTGGGCTGTTATCGCATCAGTTGACAAAGGAAGAACTTTATGAATATTATGTAAAGAACTTTTCTGAAAATAAGCACATACGAGAAAATTTTAAACGATTGGCCTTGGGCTGGGATCCAAAATATACACTAAACGCGGCGGAAAAATTAAAAGATTTTAAAAAACCTGTGTTGCTGCTTTGGGGAATGGATGATACAGTATTATTTCCTGTTGAATTGGGTAAAAGGATAGCATCTATTTTCCCAAATGCTACTTTTATAGCAGTTGATAAGGCAATGACTTATGTTCAGGAAGATGATCCGGATACATTTATTGAAGGGATTCTATCCTTTACAAAAGAACACCAGCTGGAAAGAATATCTGAAGTTTTATAA
- a CDS encoding isoprenylcysteine carboxylmethyltransferase family protein, protein MKETQSSLFFEEKPIYRFRGKPIKQSRYSIFEGILGAVLWQWVVRPIEEKDMKNRFGDEYEVYKKKVRYWIPKR, encoded by the coding sequence GTGAAAGAAACACAGAGCAGTCTGTTTTTTGAAGAAAAACCTATTTACCGTTTTAGGGGAAAGCCTATAAAGCAAAGTAGATATAGTATCTTTGAAGGAATACTTGGTGCGGTTTTATGGCAATGGGTAGTTCGTCCGATAGAAGAGAAAGATATGAAGAATAGGTTTGGAGATGAATATGAAGTATATAAGAAGAAAGTACGTTATTGGATACCTAAAAGGTAA
- a CDS encoding LysE family translocator, with product MFGIINYEVFILSGILLNITPGTDTMYILSRSISQGKKAGFLSVMGIATGALFHCIFTAFGISLLIAQSPVAFDIIKYAGALYMLYLGGQILYTEFFTTKTTTVQSASPIPEGRDIYFSGVLTNLLNPKVALFFLAFLPQFVATSHSKEALPFVLLGATFITTGVLWCFSLVFFASKASDRIRKNPSIKKKLDLVTAVVFIILASKLAFF from the coding sequence ATGTTCGGTATTATTAATTACGAGGTATTTATCCTATCAGGAATATTATTAAATATTACTCCTGGAACAGATACTATGTATATTTTGAGCAGAAGTATTTCTCAAGGTAAAAAAGCAGGTTTTTTATCCGTAATGGGCATAGCTACCGGAGCGTTGTTTCACTGTATATTTACCGCCTTTGGCATTTCATTATTAATTGCTCAATCTCCGGTCGCTTTTGATATCATAAAATATGCAGGAGCCCTATACATGCTGTATTTAGGAGGACAAATTCTCTATACTGAATTCTTTACAACAAAAACCACAACAGTACAATCTGCATCTCCTATTCCTGAAGGGCGAGACATTTACTTTTCAGGGGTGCTCACCAATCTGCTGAACCCTAAAGTTGCATTGTTTTTTCTTGCCTTTTTACCTCAATTTGTAGCAACTAGTCATTCCAAAGAAGCTCTTCCTTTTGTATTGCTTGGCGCCACATTTATTACAACTGGAGTGCTGTGGTGCTTTTCTCTTGTCTTTTTTGCTTCCAAAGCATCTGATCGCATCAGAAAAAATCCGTCTATAAAAAAGAAATTAGACCTCGTAACAGCCGTTGTTTTTATCATTTTAGCAAGTAAACTTGCGTTTTTTTAA
- a CDS encoding Lrp/AsnC family transcriptional regulator, whose translation MIKDDLDWKILEVLQQNSRTPYAVIGREIGLSASAVAERIQRLEDSGVIEGYATTINLKKAGLPLSAYISIQVQKTNHATFVSYIKEFPEVIQCSRVTGKDCLIMKCALKDSSHLANVIDRLAVYGDPTTLVVLSEVIRNGMICKEIIELAAALETGDMPD comes from the coding sequence ATGATTAAAGATGATTTGGATTGGAAAATACTGGAAGTGTTGCAGCAAAACTCCAGGACTCCCTATGCCGTGATAGGAAGAGAGATTGGGTTGTCTGCCTCTGCGGTAGCAGAGCGGATTCAGCGTTTAGAAGATTCAGGAGTTATCGAAGGGTATGCCACAACGATTAACTTAAAAAAAGCAGGCTTACCCCTTTCGGCTTATATTTCTATTCAGGTACAAAAAACGAACCATGCTACTTTTGTTTCATATATAAAAGAGTTTCCCGAAGTAATTCAATGTAGTCGCGTTACAGGAAAGGATTGTCTGATAATGAAATGTGCCTTAAAGGATAGTAGTCATTTGGCGAATGTAATTGACCGGTTGGCCGTTTATGGAGATCCGACAACTTTGGTTGTTCTGTCTGAAGTAATCAGAAATGGAATGATTTGTAAAGAAATTATAGAATTGGCAGCAGCATTGGAGACAGGTGATATGCCAGATTAA